The DNA window TGTCTAATTGTTTTTTTGTCATTAATTTTGTCACATTGGAACAAAAAATGTCACATGCTTAAATAATCTGATGAAGTCACGCTTACAGTGAAACATGGCAGTTGTTTCCTGCCTGAAAAGTCTGAAAACAGAGCATCCACACACTGCTCTACTCTGACCAGTCATTGTTCTATGGTTGAAAGACTACAGTGTCCACATCCCAAATAACATCCTATTTCCTAATAATGGTTACTTTTTACCGGGGCTCATAGGATTGTGGTTAAAATAATTCACtttgtagggtgccatttgggactagtcattatgatcaCCCTGAGTCCATCCTCTAGTGCTGGGCCTGTGAAGTCATTCAGGAGCCACAATCTGTGCTGCTTCTGCGCTGCCACGTGTCAAGAGGGTGAAACAGATGGGAGAGTGGCTCATGTCATCTGGTCACCTATGGCAGCTGAGGGTGAAACAGCCAGACAGGGACCTTCAACCGTGACCTTCACGTGATCAGATGGGGGATGGAGGCTTTGGGTTAGGCTACACTGCTACTGTATACCTGCTATGCTACAGCTGTGTAACAGTCAACAACCTAATGAAAATAATTATCAACAGTCAAGCATGACACTTGTCATCAAGGATAACCGCAGCCTGCTTTAGGATCTGATTATTTTGCACTGCAAATTTCAGTTTGACTGTATCAGAGTGACTCGCGAGGCTAGTACTCTCTCCCTCCGTACCGCCACTGGAGGACCAGGGGAGGTGATTAAAACAGATGACTGACTGGGGAGggatggggtggtggtggtgaatgGTACCACTGCGAATGCATCATCGCGGTAGTGGTAGGCAGCGGCCCAGTGATCAGCTACTGTAGCTGGTGGAATCAAGTGCATTCCAAAGTACACACTATAGCCTCCAGTGCCCTTAacccctataaagggaatagggtgacatttgggctCAGTGGAGATCCACTAGGCACATGCCTCACTGGGCCCGTTGCCATAGCAGCAGTGGGACTTTAGCAAATATTACCcttggtccagagagagagagagagaccgagagagagagacagagaaagacagagagacggggagagagagagtgagagacacacagaaagacagagagagacagagagagagacagagagagagagagagacagagagagagagagagagagagagacacagagagagagagagagagagagagacagagagagagagagagacagagggagggagagagagagagagagagagagagagagagagagagagagagagagagagagagagagagagagacagagagagagagagagagagacagagagagagagagagagagacagagggagtgagagagagagagagagagagagagagagagagagagagagagagagagagagagagagagagagagagagagagagacagacagaggagggagagagagagagagagagagagagagagagagagagagagagagagagagagagagagagacacagagagagacacacagagagagacacacagagagagagagagagagagagacacacacagagagagagagagagagagagagagagagagagagagagagagagagagagagacagagagagagacagagggagtgagagagagacaaagagagagagagagagacagagagagagagagagagagagagagagagagagagagagagagagagagagagagacagagagagagagaggcagagagagagagagacagagacagagacacagagagagagaaacagagacagagagagagagagacagagagagagagagagacagagagagagagacagacagagagagagagacaaagagagagagagacaaagagagagagagagagagagagacagagagagagagagacagaaagagagagagagagagagagagagagagagagagagagagagagagagagagagagagagagagagagagagacagggagagagagagacagagagagagagacagacagagagagagagacaaagagagagagagacaaagagagagagagagagagacagagggagagacagagagagagacagagagagagagagagacagatatttaGACGCATACAGTCAGATCAGAGATAAAGGGTTCATGTTGACTGAGGGGGGTATGACAGCTATAAGAAACTATGTTGAAATAACAGGAAACCTTGGAAGAACAGATGAAGATGGAGTTCATTCCTGAACGGAGAGGTTTTGTGAGTTTACCAACTTTATGGAGAGACATtctaaatggcactctattccctatgtagggtactacttttgaccagagccatggtaaaaaaaaaaaacgtgtgccctatatagggaacatggtgccattttggacacacagTGTGATACTGAACTCAATGAACCACTGGAtgtgatatatttatataattGTTTGTTGGTCTACCCATGCTGCACACTGCTCCTCTGTAGCTCAGCTTTATGTTTGTCTACAGGCTGTGATCCAGTGAGCAGGAGGACAAGACTGTACTTTAGTGAAGCTAGACTGCTGTGTGACAGTCCCAATACACTgaggactgggttctgaacaACAGGTGAGCATACAGGAGCTAGCTGCTCTGATTAAACAAACAGTGTGCAGATATAACACCTTTACTGATGGTACTGTGTGCAGAAACAcatttatactgtagtgtttttttaTTACCTAATACTGGAGAACTTCATTCAATGGTTGATggtaaagcccttgaattgaattgaattggtcAGCAGAACAAGAGAGAAACTTGAGCATATAGTTGGTTCTTTCACTTTGTATTCAGTAGCTGAAACTAAACACATTGAAGACGGGGAATGCAGTCATCAATCACAATTCACCAGCACTCGACGTGGGACTGTTGCCTTGTGCGTCTGTAGGAGACTTCAGTTTGCTTTCTCTGCAATCAATCAAGAATCTTTTGACTTCCATAATCCCAGTCATTCTGGAAGGATGCAATGCTAGCATTTGATGGTATCAATTAACAGGTCAGGAGAAGAAGACGCTGGATAATTTATATGGCTGTTTGCaagaacagtcaggaggacgcAACAGTCATTAGTCCACTGTCAACGAGTTCAGAGCACCAAAACTCTAATCAAATCTATTCAtggcatacacacatacaggggtggcaggtagcctagtggttagagcgttgggccagtaaccgaaaggttgctagatcgaatccccaagctgagaAGGTAAAaattgacaaggtaaaaatctgtcccataacaaggcagttaacccactgttcctcggccgtcaacAGGGGAATTAGCTAGTGTTGTGTCACAGTTTAGTTTTTTTCAAAACAACACCATCACTCTTTAGTCCGTCCCATCAGCATGACTCTCACGCAGCAGATAAAACAGGAAATGACTTTAAGGAGGCAGATAACACAGGAAATGTTGCAGTAAGAGAGGAAGGTAATGCTTTAAGTCTGTAGCCTACTGAAGTCAAGAACATGCTACCACTAAGATTGGTCTCATATCATCGACATTGAGTGCATTGGCACTGGAATGTTAATAGGTCCTATATGTTGAGATAGTAAGGGGGTTAAGCTCGTCTGAGCCAAAACAATGTTTTCATGTATATTAAGATGGTCTCTAGatggtacagatgtaggatcttacttTGATCACCCTGTGCAGAACTTCCCTGCAATGCAGGATATTTAAGTtttagtgtatttgaggtttaaaaaggcttctgaagtttgtaatttccacttctCAATTTAATACTTGATTTTCCGTTACCCCTACAAAAATGtgcattaattataatccacataataatttacATCTCCTGTTGCtttaggattattttcctgctgtatcaaactggctcaaattaaaacCTACATACGTGTGTATGTATGCCCATGTACATGGTTACATCACACAGGCAATGGAGTTTCCCATGGTGGTTGGGGGAGCTGCTGTCACTTTTATCTGATTTACTCCATCCTGGAACTAAGCTGATTCAGTTGACCTAATTTATTAaataattattagaatcaggtgcgctagattagggttgaAGCAAgttaaacctacaggatggtagctctccaggaacagggttggagagctttGGTCTGAAGTCAGATTTAAACCAAATAGTAGGGTTGATCAGTATCCAGATTTTCATTTCGTTCTTTCATCCCCGGATTTGTGGAATTGCCGGTTaaatacaaaaaacaacattGGGAGTCTGTTACCGgaatgctaacaaaattagcaCAAGTAATAACAAATTTCCATGGAGGCTCATAGCTAAATGTGCTAATGAGCGCAAACGAAAATAAACTAATTGCAAAGACAGGCAATCCAGATCAGAAAGttatacatacactgagtgtacaaaacattaaaaacacctgctctttccatgacatagactgaccaggtgaaagctatgatccctgaaaGCTATGAAGtgataaatccacttcaatcggtgtagatgaaggggaggggacaggtgaaagaagtatttttaagcctagagacatttgagacatggattgtgtatgtgtgccattcagagggtgaatgggccagataagatatttaagtgcctttgaacaggctAGGGTTGAATGGCGGGAACCCGGTTATTGAGATTTACTGCCCAAAATGGCTCCCTTTTCCCCCAAAACTTTTTTTCTGgtgacaggtaggcctacattgCAGTATAgtctatgctacagtaatataaagacatCATATGCTTCTAATTTACCCATCTGACCTTATTTTGTCATTGTAAAGatttcattttttgttgttgttttgcagCGGCTAAGTTTTAAAACCTACAGGCCGAACACTCAAATATCAAGCACTCTCTtgtagtctttctctctcaccaactccattcaaattgcatccaaaatagataaACCTGTTCTAgcagtatacagtgcctttggaaagtattcagaactcttgactttttccaaattttgttacgttgcagccttattctaaaacggattcaatagttttttccctcatcaatctacacacaatacccaatcaTTCTTTGCTAATttatacaaataaaaatattacatttcatacgtattcagaccctttactcagtactttgttgaagcacctttggcagcatcgagtcttcttgggtatgatgctacaagcttggcacacctgtatttggggagtttctcccattcttctctgcagatcctctcaagctctgtcaggttggatggggagcacagatattttcaggtctctccagagatattcgttcaggttcaagttcgggctctggctgggccactcaaggacattcagagacttgtcccgaagccactcctgcattgtcttggctgtgtgcttagggtcgttgtcctgttggaaggtgaaccttctagtctccctgacgctgaaaaatatccccacaacatgatgctgccaccacaatgcttcaccgtagggagggtgccaggtttcctccagatgtgacgcttggcatgcaggccaaagagttcaatcttgttttcatcaaaccagagaattcTGTTTCTCATGTTTTGAGAatccttttgacaaactccaagcgggctgtcatatgccttttactgaggagtggtttccgtctggccactaccataacaatctcgctcatcaactcatccctgaccgctggctacgtcccttccgtcttcaagagagcgagagttgcaccccttctgaagaaaactacactcgatccctccgatgtcaacaactacagaccagtatcccttctttcttttctctccaaaactcttgaacgtgccgtccttggccagctctcccgctatctctctcagaatgaccttcttgatccaaatcagtcaggtttcaagactagtcattcaactgagactgctcttctctgtatcacggaggcgctccgcaccgctaaagctaactctctctcctctgctctcatccttctagacctatcggctgccttcgatactgtgaaccatcagatcctcctctccaccctctccgagttgggcatctccggcgcggcccacgcttggattgcgtcctacctgacaggtcgctcctaccaggtggcgtggcgagaatctgtctcctcaccacgcgctctcaccactggtgtcccccagggctctgttctaggccctctcctattctcgctatacaccaagtcacttggctctgtcataacctcaaatggtctctcctatcattgctatgcagatgacacacaattaatcttctcctttccccttctgatgaccaggtggcgaatcgcatctctgcatgtctggcagacatatcagtgtggatgacggatcaccacctcaagctgaacctcggcaagacggagctgctcttcctcccggggaaggactgcccgttccatgatctcgccatcacggttgacaactccattgtgtcctcctcccagagcgctaagaaccttggcgtgatcctggacaacaccctgtcgttctcaactaacatcaaggcggtggcccgttcctgtaggttcatgctctacaacatccgcagagtacgaccctgcctcacacaggaagcggtgcaggtcctaatccaggcacttgtcatctcccgtctggattactgcaactcgctgttggctgggctccctgcctgtgccattaaacccctacaactcatccagaacgccgcagcccgtctggtgttcaaccttcccaagttctctcacgtcaccccgctcctccgctctctccactggcttccagttgaagctcgcatccgctacaagaccatggtacttgcctacggagctgtgaggggaacggcacctcagtacctccaggctctgatcaggccctacacccaaacaagggcactgcgttcatccacctctggcctgctcgcctccctaccactgaggaagtacagttcccgctcagcccagtcaaaactgttcgctgctctggccccccaatggtggaacaaactccctcacgacgccaggacagcggagtcaatcaccaccttccggaaacacctgaaaccccacctctttaaggaatacctaggataagtaatccttctcacccccccccccccttttaagatttgatgcactattgtaaagtgactgttccactggatgtcataaggtgaatgcaccaatttgtaagtcgctctggataagagcgtctgctaaatgacttaaatgtaaatgtaaatgtaaatctgattggtggagtgctgcagagatggttgtccttctggagggTTCTCCCATATCCACACATAAACTCTCGAGCTCTttcaaagtgaccatcgggttcttgttcacctccctgaccaatgcccttctcccccatttggctgggcggccatctctaggaagcgtcttggtagttccaaacttcttctattcaAGGAtgatggccactgtgttcttggagaccttaaatgctgcagacattttttggtacccttccccagatctgtgcctcgacatagtCCTGTCTAGGAggtctactgacaattccttcgacctcgtggcttggtttttgctctgacatgcgcagtcaactgtgggaccttatatggacaggtgtgtgcctttccaaaacatgtccaatcaattgaacacCAATCACGTTGTAGAATCTTCTAAAGGATgattgtaacggctttcttccgctgaaggagaggaggatcaaaatgcagcgtggttagtgttcaacatctttaatatagatgataaacaacaacactacaaaatacaaaacaacaaatgtgaaaaccgaaacagtcctatctggtgcaatgacacaaagacagaagacaatcacccagaaaatacccaaagaacatggctgcctaaatatggttcccaatcagagacaacgacagacagctgcctctaattgagaacctaggcaaccatagacatacaaaactacctagaaaggaaacagccccataaacatacaaaacccctagaccagacaagacacataaatcccccatatcacaccctgacctaaccaaaataataaagaaaacaaagataactaaggccagtgCATGGcaatgatcaatgaaaacaggatgcacctgagctcaattttgtgtctcatagcaaagcatctgaatatttatgtaaatgaggtatttttatttttattttggctttgtcattatggggtactgtgtgtagattgatgaacattttttaaaattaattttagaataaatcTGTAATTGAACAAAGTCTGGCAAAaatcaacgggtctgaatacatCGTAGGTAGGAGCTGCCGAATGTCGTTTTTGGTGAGTTTGGACAGTTACAAGCGATTGCTAACAAAAGACATTGTACAGATCAACAAAGTTTTGATGCATACTTGTGTGAAGGAAGAACAGTACTGGAtctgtgtggagtctggagtcGCTAGGGCAACGGGCGCTAGGGCAACGGGCCTGCCTCCTCTGACAGGGAAGTGTTGGGGGGAGCAGACAGGCTGAGAATTGAGAAATAACACAAGGAAATCAAGACAGCAGTGGCAGCTGTACAGATTTCTCAAACACGGCAGAAAGCTACAGTATATGATGCCCTATCTTAGATAACTAGCAAGTTAAACTTAGGGGTCATGTTAATGTAGAAATCTTTTTTATAAAAGGCATATGAAATATCTTGCTGTGTTTTGTACAGGCAGATctaaaatgcttcttattgtaatttctgctCTGCCTCAGACTAattttgtgcttcagttgcacCTTCGATTCTTTACAACCCTACCCCTTTTTTTCATAAATTCTCATGGCTCCGATGCAATACATGTAATGAACACTAACGTTTTGACAGCTATGCTGCCTTTATCAGGGTTTCATCAGGAGCAACATTCCCATAAGGAGAAGAAAAGAAAGACAAACAGGTTGGGAGTGGCCAAGCTTGGAGTCTACTATAGAGTTAGTAATTAAGTCTGCTGATAGGTGGGACAGGAGAGGGTTGTGATATCACACTGGGCTCACAATATGTAGACACAGGAAGCTGCTGCTGGAAGACTCCCTGGACATTAGCCAATCAGTGATAGATTCCTATAAGATGACAAACACAGTGATAGATTCATCTTATATGATAAACACATGTGGTgcccatattaggacagcctcagaCTCTGCAATCATTGAGactgaggctgtcctaatatggacactgtcGCTAACGGTTTTCTTGGCTAGACAATTCATTTCTGATGGGCAAATCAATCCATATAAAATTGTAATATACTCAAATATTTGTCATTTAACTGCTTCTAAGAGGTAAGGCATTAGGCAATTCACGATTTCTAACGAACAGTTAAATTCTTTATTGAGAAATCATTTTAAATGATTTTGCTAGTTATACAATTCAGACATATCAAATAGGCCTACATGACATTAGTAAGACTGGTCCTGTGATAGGGCAGTTTCTGCAGTGGGCTACTCAGAGTTATGAGAGGCTGTTGAGGGTCCAATGGAAACAGTGAGAATGGCTAGCTGCTGGTCTGTTTACTAGTGCTGCTTAAGTGACAGATTCTTGAACTAATGAGGTGATAACATTGTCAACAACAGCATGAAAGCTTCCTTCTTAAAGACCGCGTTGCAACTCAAAGTGTTTCTTAAGATCAAGCTAAAAATATCACATAGATGTATGTTGTCTGAAATATACATTTGATATTGCCTTGAAAAGTTGTGttacatgcgctgaatacaaaaagtattaccgtgaaatgcttacctacaagctattaaccaacaatgcagttttaataaaaatcataattaagaaaatatttactaaattaacTAGTTTTAAAAAAAGAAGTAAAAAAGTAACAAAATAACAATAagaggtaccggtaccgagtcaatgtgcagtggttgggtaggggtaaagtgactatgcccTACCTGTGTGTGTCAACTAGCCTTTGCAATTTATACATAGTTCAGGGTCAAAATACTAGAAAACAGCAACAAAGTCCCCAATGCCCTTTTAACACTCTAGTATCAGTTTTCGTAAGCATTGAAGAAACCACAAATGTCACCTTAGAAAGCACACTGATAAAGAGGAAAAGAACTGCAAACACGGCACACATacttttaaaaaaaacacactgCAAATATACTCTTTTTAAAACACACTACAAATATACTGTTTTTAAAACACACTGCCAATATACTGTTTTTAAAACACACTACAAATATACTGTTTTTAAAACACTGCCAATATACTGTTTTTAAAACACACTGCCAATATACTGTTTTTAAAACACACTGCcaatatacttttttttaaacacactgCAAATATACTTTTTTTAAAACACACTGCAAATATACTGTTTTTAAACACACTGCAAATATACTTTTATTTTAAAGACACTACAAATATACTGTTTTTAAAACACACTGCCAATATACTGTTTTTAAAACACACTGCAAATATACTTTTATTTTAAAGACACTACAAATATACTGTTTTTAAAACACTGCCAATATACTGTTTTTAAAACACACTGCCAATATACTGTTTTTAAAACACACTgcaaatatacttttttttaaacacactgCAAATATACTCTTTTTAAAACACACTACAAATATACTGTTTTTAAAACACACTGCCAATATACTGTTTTTAAAACACACTACAAATATACTGTTTTTATAACACACTGCCAATATACTGTTTTTTAAACACACTgcaaatatacttttttttaaacacactgCAAATATACTTTTTTAAACACACTGCAAATATACTTTTATTTTAAAGACACTgcaaatatacttttttttaaacacactgAAAATATAGTTTTTTTAAAACAAACTGCAAACACAAAAAGTGATGGACTGTTAGACTTCCCCTAAAACACCACCATTTAGAAAACAAACAAATGCAATAGCAACATCTAAAAGTGAAACATGTACTAACTACATAACAGATGTAGGATGTTAATTTGAGGCAGTTTGCTGGAAATTTGAATGATTATGTGGATTacaatgaatggacatttttgtaggggttgatacatttttcattagtgCAAATTAACTCTGaattttcaaagtggaaattacaaaaaGTATAAGCTTTTTAAAATCTCAAATACACTATAAATGttcatttcctgctgtgcagcaacaaaagagtgattgCATAAAACATATGTGCATTAATCTAAGTAACATAAAAACATTTGCATCAAAATCTgacagtttaagctagagatatatatatattctcaactaacatcaaggcggtggcccgttcctgtaggttcatgctctactacatccgcagagtacgaccctgcctcacacaggaagcggcgcaggtcctaatccaggcacttgtcatctcctgtctggattactgcaactcgctgttggctgggctccctgcctgtgccattaaacccctacaactcatccagaacgccgcagcccgtctggtgttcaaccttcccaagttctctcacgtcaccccgctcctccgctctctccactggcttccagttgaagctcgcatccgctacaagaccatggtgcttgcctacggagctgtgaggggaacggcacctcagtacctccaggctctgatcaggccctacacccaaacaagggcactgcgttcatccacctctggcctgctcgcctccctaccactgaggaagtacagttcccgctcagcccagtcaaaactgttcgctgctctggccccccaatggtggaacaaactccctcacgacgccaggacagcggagtcaatcaccaccttccggagacacctgaaaccccacctctttaaggaatacctaggataggataagtaatccttctcacccccctaaaagatttagatgcactattgtaaagtggctgatccactggatgtcataaggtgaatgcaccaat is part of the Oncorhynchus keta strain PuntledgeMale-10-30-2019 chromosome 15, Oket_V2, whole genome shotgun sequence genome and encodes:
- the LOC127907709 gene encoding uncharacterized protein LOC127907709, whose amino-acid sequence is MTDHHLKLNLGKTELLFLPGKDCPFHDLAITVDNSIVSSSQSAKNLGVILDNTLSFSTNIKAVARSCRFMLYYIRRVRPCLTQEAAQVLIQALVISCLDYCNSLLAGLPACAIKPLQLIQNAAARLVFNLPKFSHVTPLLRSLHWLPVEARIRYKTMVLAYGAVRGTAPQYLQALIRPYTQTRALRSSTSGLLASLPLRKYSSRSAQSKLFAALAPQWWNKLPHDARTAESITTFRRHLKPHLFKEYLG